The following are encoded together in the Thalassolituus oleivorans MIL-1 genome:
- the phbB gene encoding acetoacetyl-CoA reductase has protein sequence MSKRIALVTGGTGGLGKAICKQLSDDGYQVIAGYYSGGNHDKAQKFQEEMKAEGYDIALAYGNIRDWASCEACIEGIHKDFGTVDVLVNNGGITRDTTLRKMTPEHWDDVIATNLTSVFYMTRLVINDMLAKGWGRIVNISSINGEKGQFGQANYSAAKAGMYGFTKAVAQEVAGKGVTVNTVSPGYIATSMIMDVPEEIRETIRKDIPVGRFGEPEDIARVVSFLTAESAGFITGANISANGGQYMH, from the coding sequence ATGAGCAAACGCATAGCATTAGTTACCGGCGGTACTGGTGGTTTGGGGAAGGCCATCTGCAAGCAGTTATCGGATGATGGCTATCAGGTGATAGCTGGATATTACTCTGGTGGTAATCATGACAAAGCACAAAAATTTCAGGAAGAAATGAAGGCTGAAGGATATGACATCGCACTTGCGTACGGCAATATTCGCGATTGGGCGTCTTGCGAAGCATGTATTGAAGGTATTCATAAAGACTTCGGCACGGTCGATGTATTGGTTAATAACGGTGGTATCACGCGCGATACTACGTTGCGAAAAATGACTCCGGAACATTGGGATGATGTTATCGCTACTAACTTGACGTCGGTTTTCTACATGACGCGGTTGGTTATCAATGACATGTTGGCTAAAGGCTGGGGGCGCATTGTTAATATCAGCTCCATTAACGGCGAAAAAGGTCAGTTTGGTCAGGCGAACTATTCAGCAGCAAAAGCCGGTATGTATGGTTTCACTAAGGCGGTTGCGCAAGAAGTGGCAGGAAAGGGAGTGACGGTAAATACCGTGTCTCCGGGCTATATCGCCACCAGTATGATTATGGATGTGCCAGAAGAAATTCGTGAAACCATCCGTAAAGACATTCCAGTTGGTCGCTTTGGTGAGCCAGAAGATATCGCTCGTGTGGTTAGCTTTTTAACGGCTGAAAGCGCTGGCTTTATTACTGGGGCTAATATTTCAGCCAACGGCGGCCAGTACATGCATTAA
- a CDS encoding tyrosine-type recombinase/integrase translates to MSKAPNSTAPQPVIDQLEYIGSPLAYARKTMKRIPELEKLPGAFDDLIHSLTFLTAYNGSGATFNSYRREIERLLQWCWLIQKVTLTDLGRQDIEAYIHFCQDPPKAWTGDRQAARFTGPEGERKASTIWRPFVSKADKIGRMSSTALSQKSLQSVFAVLSTYFNFLLQEDYLKVNPVALIRQKSKFLQRHAYQEPVRRLSNMQWDFILETTEQLAKEHPAEHERTLFVMNCLFGMYLRISELVADERSAPVMGDFQKDQDGNWWLRVVGKGNKARMVTVSDDMLKTLRRYRTHLGLPPLPYVGEQTPLVAKLRGRGPVTSTRQIRYMVQACFDRALDRMKSDGLEEEARELRVATVHWLRHTGISEDVKFRPKEHVREDAGHASMATTDRYIDTEMRERHASARHKKIKPEL, encoded by the coding sequence ATGTCTAAAGCACCAAACTCCACAGCACCACAGCCGGTTATCGATCAACTTGAATATATAGGCAGCCCTCTCGCTTACGCGCGAAAAACAATGAAGCGAATTCCTGAGCTTGAAAAGCTTCCTGGGGCTTTTGATGATCTTATCCACTCCCTAACCTTTTTAACGGCGTATAACGGCAGCGGCGCAACCTTTAATAGCTATCGCCGTGAAATCGAACGTTTATTGCAATGGTGCTGGCTAATTCAAAAAGTCACACTGACAGATCTAGGTCGCCAAGATATAGAAGCCTATATTCACTTCTGCCAAGATCCACCGAAGGCATGGACGGGCGACCGACAAGCGGCTCGCTTCACTGGCCCTGAAGGCGAGCGCAAGGCCAGCACTATATGGCGGCCTTTCGTGAGTAAGGCCGACAAGATAGGACGCATGTCATCAACCGCACTTTCGCAGAAATCACTGCAATCTGTATTCGCCGTACTGTCGACTTACTTTAATTTTTTGCTGCAAGAAGATTATTTAAAAGTTAATCCCGTCGCCTTAATTCGCCAAAAAAGTAAATTCTTGCAACGCCACGCTTATCAAGAACCTGTGCGCCGCTTATCGAACATGCAATGGGACTTTATTTTAGAAACCACCGAGCAATTAGCTAAGGAACACCCTGCCGAGCACGAGCGCACCTTATTTGTTATGAACTGTTTGTTCGGGATGTATTTACGAATATCGGAATTAGTTGCCGATGAACGCTCCGCTCCGGTAATGGGTGACTTCCAAAAAGATCAGGATGGCAATTGGTGGCTGCGAGTTGTTGGTAAAGGCAACAAAGCACGCATGGTAACAGTATCCGACGACATGCTAAAAACGCTGAGACGCTACCGCACCCATCTTGGGCTTCCACCTCTCCCCTATGTCGGCGAGCAAACGCCGCTTGTGGCTAAATTACGTGGACGCGGCCCAGTGACCAGCACTCGTCAAATTCGCTACATGGTACAAGCCTGCTTCGATCGTGCGTTAGATAGAATGAAATCCGATGGCCTAGAAGAAGAGGCACGAGAGCTACGCGTTGCGACCGTCCACTGGCTGCGTCACACCGGAATTTCTGAGGATGTGAAATTCAGACCCAAAGAGCATGTCCGCGAGGACGCTGGGCACGCCAGCATGGCAACGACAGATCGTTATATTGATACGGAAATGCGCGAACGTCATGCCAGCGCACGTCATAAGAAGATTAAGCCAGAGCTTTAA
- a CDS encoding metal/formaldehyde-sensitive transcriptional repressor has product MSHLTESKKPLLTRVRKIKGQAEALERVLEGAPDCTAVLQQIAAIRGAVNGLMTEVLNSHIREHLGANDLSPEQRATEVDEVLSILKSYLK; this is encoded by the coding sequence ATGTCGCACCTTACTGAATCTAAAAAACCTCTGTTAACACGAGTGCGTAAAATCAAAGGGCAAGCGGAAGCACTTGAACGCGTACTGGAAGGCGCTCCCGACTGTACTGCTGTACTGCAGCAAATCGCCGCCATACGTGGTGCGGTAAATGGCTTGATGACGGAAGTACTTAATAGCCATATTCGCGAACACTTAGGGGCTAATGACCTCTCACCAGAGCAGCGCGCAACAGAAGTTGATGAGGTACTGTCGATTCTAAAGAGTTACCTTAAGTGA
- the dmeF gene encoding CDF family Co(II)/Ni(II) efflux transporter DmeF: MTSTHDIDSLKHTHIFDEGNPLAERNTRWAVYLTLVMMVAEISGGWIYNSMALLADGWHMSSHALALGLSVFAYAAARRLANDKRFAFGTWKIEVLSGFASALFLVGIAALMLFQSVERLLSPQPIHYNEAISIAALGLLVNLICAWLLKDDHHHHHGHDHHHGHDHSHDHHKDLNLRAAYIHVLTDAATSVLAIIALFGGKLWGADWLDPIMGIVGAGLVAIWAVGLLKETGRVLLDAEMDAPVVEEVREVIGDIDFDIEITDLHVWRVGKGKYSCILAVATKADTSADFIREKLSIHDELVHVTVEINRV; this comes from the coding sequence ATGACATCCACACACGATATTGACTCGCTCAAACACACCCATATATTCGACGAAGGCAATCCTCTGGCAGAGCGAAATACCCGCTGGGCGGTGTATTTAACGCTGGTAATGATGGTGGCGGAGATATCTGGGGGCTGGATCTATAACTCCATGGCTCTGCTCGCCGATGGTTGGCATATGAGCTCACATGCGTTGGCGCTCGGCCTTTCGGTCTTTGCCTATGCTGCTGCACGCCGTTTGGCTAACGATAAACGGTTTGCATTCGGCACATGGAAAATAGAGGTGTTAAGTGGCTTTGCTAGTGCCTTATTCTTAGTCGGTATTGCCGCTTTAATGCTATTTCAATCAGTGGAGCGTTTATTGTCGCCACAGCCCATTCATTACAACGAAGCGATTTCAATTGCTGCCTTGGGCTTGTTGGTAAACCTTATCTGCGCTTGGTTACTAAAAGATGATCACCACCATCATCATGGGCATGACCATCATCACGGGCACGACCACTCGCACGACCATCATAAAGATCTTAATTTGCGTGCGGCTTATATTCATGTGCTTACCGACGCTGCGACATCCGTACTGGCGATTATCGCTTTGTTTGGCGGCAAGTTATGGGGCGCTGATTGGCTGGATCCCATTATGGGTATTGTCGGTGCTGGCTTGGTAGCTATCTGGGCCGTCGGTTTATTGAAAGAAACTGGACGTGTTTTGCTAGATGCTGAAATGGATGCTCCTGTGGTGGAAGAGGTTAGAGAAGTCATTGGGGATATCGACTTCGATATCGAAATTACGGATTTGCACGTATGGCGAGTAGGTAAGGGGAAGTATTCTTGCATTTTGGCTGTTGCAACGAAGGCCGATACCAGTGCTGATTTTATTCGCGAGAAGCTGAGCATTCATGACGAATTAGTGCATGTTACTGTCGAGATTAACCGAGTTTAG
- a CDS encoding F0F1 ATP synthase subunit gamma → MAQHADTDLSKTDINESEVEVIGAIVFGSDQGLVGQFNEDIAQFAVKSLGKLPGKPTIWAVGERVQTRLADAHSKLGAAYNLPTSVIGIAPLIGHLVAQIQQATERQENNQKGSNSPYNTSYGIYVFHNRPTSGALYEPTLQRLLPLDQQWLQSLAEIEWPNSHRPEILCPIGKAERQVNIRTRRALIREYLFISIFRACAESLASENASRLAAMQRAEKNIDDLQEKLGREFNRLRQSAIDEELFDVVAGYELLSQQH, encoded by the coding sequence ATAGCACAACATGCAGATACGGATCTAAGTAAAACCGATATTAACGAAAGCGAAGTTGAAGTGATCGGCGCCATCGTATTTGGTTCCGATCAAGGTTTAGTCGGACAATTTAATGAAGACATCGCTCAGTTTGCTGTTAAATCGCTCGGCAAATTGCCGGGAAAACCAACTATTTGGGCTGTAGGCGAACGAGTTCAAACACGGCTAGCGGATGCACATTCAAAGCTGGGTGCAGCCTATAATTTGCCGACCAGCGTCATCGGAATAGCGCCTTTAATTGGCCATCTTGTCGCGCAAATTCAACAGGCGACCGAACGCCAAGAAAATAATCAAAAGGGCAGTAATAGTCCTTATAACACGTCATATGGCATCTATGTTTTTCACAATCGCCCAACATCAGGCGCACTTTATGAGCCGACGCTGCAGCGATTATTACCACTTGATCAGCAATGGCTACAAAGCCTAGCGGAGATCGAATGGCCAAATAGTCATCGGCCAGAGATACTTTGCCCCATTGGCAAAGCCGAGCGTCAGGTGAATATTCGAACCAGAAGGGCTCTTATTCGGGAGTATTTGTTTATTTCGATATTTCGTGCCTGTGCCGAATCACTCGCCAGTGAAAACGCCAGTCGCTTAGCGGCCATGCAACGGGCAGAAAAGAATATCGACGACCTGCAAGAAAAGCTGGGGCGCGAATTTAATAGGCTGCGCCAAAGCGCGATAGATGAAGAGTTGTTTGATGTCGTGGCGGGCTATGAGTTGTTATCGCAGCAGCACTAA